GTTGGACACATGGTCAGAGAAATTCATAAGGACTTAGAATAGGGAGAAAGGATGTTTAGTATGAAAAAGTATTGTGTGTTCATACTTATGTTTATCTTGATGTTATTTGTAGCAGGATGTTCTCAAAATACAGCAGATGATGTAGAATTAAATATTTCTGCTGCAGCTAGTATGACAGAGAGTTTAACAGAACTGACAGAAATGTTTGCAGAGGAGCACCCGAATATTCACATTTCTTATAACTATGGCGGTTCTGGTTCATTGCGAAAACAAATTGAACAAGGAGCTCCAGTAGATATTTTTCTTTCTGCGTCAAGTATTGACTATGAAAAATTAGCAGATAAGGACAACGTTGATGAAGGAAAGGCAATACTTACAAATCAACTCGTTTTAATCAAACCAAATGAAGGCGACATAGACTCTCTGGACGATTTTATAGCAGGGGATCAAGTAATTGCGGTCGGCACACCAGATGCAGTTCCAGCAGGATCTTATGCGGAAGAAGCACTGCAAGAATTAGACTTATGGGAGCAGCTGGAGGAACAAAGCCGGCTTGTATACACGAAAGATGTTACGCAGGTGCTTATATTAGTAAAAGAAGGAGCTGCTGATGTCGGAATTGTGTATGCCAGTGATGTGATTGATGAAGAGGGTGTAACGGTTATCCAGACCTTTGATTCCAATCTGCACTCTCCAATTGAGTATTATATAGCTACACTTCAAAATGAAGAACAGGAGGAGAATGTGGCAGAGGCAAAAGATGCTTTTTATGAATTTTTATCAACCGAAGCAGCTAATGAAGTATTTGAAAATTATGGGTTTCAACCTGTGGAGTAGGTGAGTAACATGCAATGGTCATGGCATCCTGTTGAGTTATCATTTTATGTAGCAACAATAGCAACAATAATTGCATTCCTTTTAGCCATTTTATCTGCCTTTTGGATAATTCGTAAAGATAGAAAAGGAAAGGCGATCATAGAGACGGTCTTTTTTTTGCCATTGGTGCTGCCGCCGACAGTTGTAGGTTTTTTTCTTATCATGATATTCGGTACAAATAGTTGGATTGGTCAGATGATAGAGGATATAGCCGGCAAGAGTATATTATTTACATCGACAGCAGCTGTCATTGCAGCAATTGTTGTCGCATTTCCGTTGATTTACCAATCTATCAAAACAGGATTTTTATCGGTCGATAAAAATATTATTGGAGCTGCCAAAGTAGATGGTGCAAATGATTGGGCCACACTTCTAAAGATAACCCTTCCGCTGTCGTATCGCTCACTTACCACGGGAGCGGTACTCGGATTTACAAGGGGATTCGGCGAGTTCGGTGCCACATTGATGTTTGCTGGAAATATACCTGGGAAAACCCAAACGATTCCGACAGCGATTTATTTGGCAATAGAAACAGGAGCAACGACGCTTGCTTGGTATTATGTTTTAATTAGTATTGGTTTATCTTTTTTATTGCTGTTTATCATTAATCGAATGAAACCAAATGATTAAAATGCGGATAGAGCCTGTAAGCTGGGAATATGAGAGCTGTGAATTTGAGTGAATATTCATACTTTGTGTATAGGAAAATAGAACAGTAGAGTCCCCCCCCTCTGAATTATCTTTTATAATCACCGCTGTTACCGCCGCTTTTTTCAAGTAAGTATGTTTGGCCGATAACCACGCCTTTGTCTACCGCTTTACACATATCGTAAACGGCCACCGCGGTTACGGAAGCGGCAGTAAGTGCCTCCATTTCGCCCCCGGTACTTCCAACTGTTTTTATCTCAGTTTCAGTTTCGTTATCAAGCGGGAATAGGCAGCGTAGCGTCGGAAACAAGAAAACCGCAGTTCATTTTAAAGATAAAGTCATCATTTAGATGCTTGATTCAATCTTTAATGGTTGAGATACGCTAGATGTAGCGAATAAAAAAAGAAATAATCATCCCTGCATCATTTAGCTCAACAGGCGCTCCCAGCTGAGATTTCTTATTCATTTCATGATAAATACGATCCAGGTCAATCGCTGAAATAATCGCTTCTTAGTTTTGGATAGGTTCTATGTCATATAATTATTGGATGCCAAATAGGCTTGGTTGTCGTATAATGGTCATAAGAAGTACTCTATAACACCATGATAAATAGCCCTAAAAGTAGTAAGTTCTTCGTGAAGAGATTTTGTAGGGCTATTTTGCTTGTTTTAACCCCTTTGAAACGGGAGTTGGATTAAATATAGGTAGGTACTCTATGTAGAAAAGTACTAATTTTTATGTTTTATCATTACAAGCTGGATTCGATTTCAGATATACTACTAAATCAAATCACGAACTTGTTTAATATCTGTAAAAAAGACAAATGGTATTATCAGTTATAGAGAATAACGAGTAATTAGTCCGTGTGTATATCAAGATTTATTTTATGTAATAATTCGATACAACCTATCCACGGCTTCCGTAATCTCTTCATTTTCTATCCTGGCAAAACCTACTACCAACTTAATTATATTTGTGTCTGCTAGTTCACTACCAAGCATAAATCTCCGTAGTGTGTAGATTTCAAGTTTTTCGAGGTGTGCTTTTGCTTCAATTTCTTTGTATCCTTTTGTTGTCTTCAATTGCGCGAGAAAATGAAGACCAGCAGGTACATCTTTAATACTTATGTCTTCTTTAAACCGCAATTGAAGTTCGTTTATGAGAGCTTTCCTCTTTATTTCATAATGGTGATTCATTCGTTTCATGTGTTTAGCATATTCTCCGCTCTCTATAAAATAATGTAATGTAAATAGACTGAGTGAATTACTCCCTTGTATCCAGTCTGCATAATGACAACGGTATGCCCTTAGTAAATCAGGGGGCAGTACGATATAACTGATGCGTAAACTAGGTAGCAGTGTTTTGGAAAAAGTACCGCTATAGATGACGCGCTGATTGCGATCTAAACTTTGTAACGATGGAATATTATCTGTACCATATTTAAATTCACTGTCATAATCGTCCTCGATAATATATCTATTTTGCGAAAGAGCCGCCCAATTTAAAAGTTCTATACGACGGGAAATCGGCATAATGATTCCAGTTGGAAATTGATGGGATGGTGTGATAAATAAAAATTGAGGATTGATAGATTCAATTGCCTCTACTTGTATACCTTTTTTATCCAATGGTACGGCAGACACGTCAAATTTCATATTTCTTAACAAAGAATAGATACGAGAATATCCGGGATTCTCTACAGCTATTTTGGTATTATTTATTTGCATTTGCATTAATTGACGAATAAGGGGTTGGGTCCCCGTACCGATGACAATTTGTTCGGGTTCACATACTACACCCCGGGTGAGTGCGATCATACGAGCGATTGTTTTTCTTACCAGATATGGCCCTTGGGGATGGGAAATCTCAGAAAGTTCATCTTTATGGTTTTTAATTGCCTTATTTTGACTTTTTATCCATTCTTTAAAAGGAAACATTGATGTGTCGGCAGTCATATGAGAGAGGGAGAGCCATCCTTCCCTATCTATCTCTTTTTCTTTCAAATCACTGGGTATTTGCAAGTTCTCCGTGTTGTTGCGATGGTTAAATTGAGTAATATTTTCAACGAAGTATCCTTTTCTTTCCAAGGTATATATATAACCTTCTTCAATTAACTGTTCATAGGCATTTGTGACAGAATTAATACTGACACGCAATGTATCTGCTAACTTTCGTTTGGAAGGTAATTTTTCATTTGCCGGTATTTTATGTGCTAATATACTTTTTTTCAATTCATGATAGATTTGTTGATATATATGGGCTGATTTATCGTTTTTGTCGATGTTAAAAAAAATCATTTTCTATCACATCCTTTTCTGGTTCCATAATTATTAGTATTCTGGTACTTTTCATTATACCAATTTATTGTCATAATAATCTACATATTCTTGCAAAAGGAGGAGTGAATTATGATAACGCTATCAACGGAGGATTTACAAAATAAACGGAACAAGTATGTACCGCGTGGTGTAAGTAACGGCAATTTATTCATCGCTGATCATGCGTCCAGTGCAACGATTACTGATTTAGATTATAATGATTGGATTGATTTTGCTGGGGCGATTGGTGTTTTGAATGTTGGTCACAGTCATCCCAAAGTGACGGAAGCAGTTCAGAAGCAAGTGGAAAAGTTTTTGCATCCTGGATTTAATGTGATGATGTATGAGGGATATATTAATTTGGCTGAAAAGCTATGCCGGATAACGCCAGGTCATTTTGAAAAGCAAACGATTTTATTAAATTCTGGAGCAGAAGCAGTGGAGAATGCAATCAAAGCTTCTCGTAAATATACTGGCAGGCAAGCAGTGGTTTCTTTTGTTCGTGGTTTTCATGGTAGAACAAATATGACGATGAGCATGACTAGTAAAGTGAAACCTTATAAATTTGGATTTGGACCATTCGCTCCCGAAGTATATCAAGCGCCATTTCCATATCTTTATCATAAACCGGAGGAATTATTAGAGGAAGCTTACCTAAATCAATCGATTGAGCAATTCAAAGAATTTTTCACAGCAACTGTAGCTCCGGAAAATGTAGCATGTGTAGTTATGGAACCTGTTCAAGGCGAGGGAGGATTTATTATTCCACCTAAAAAATTCGTGCAATTTGTAAGTGATTTCTGTAAAAAACATGGTATTGTTTTTGTAGCAGATGAGAT
The nucleotide sequence above comes from Oceanobacillus timonensis. Encoded proteins:
- the modA gene encoding molybdate ABC transporter substrate-binding protein gives rise to the protein MKKYCVFILMFILMLFVAGCSQNTADDVELNISAAASMTESLTELTEMFAEEHPNIHISYNYGGSGSLRKQIEQGAPVDIFLSASSIDYEKLADKDNVDEGKAILTNQLVLIKPNEGDIDSLDDFIAGDQVIAVGTPDAVPAGSYAEEALQELDLWEQLEEQSRLVYTKDVTQVLILVKEGAADVGIVYASDVIDEEGVTVIQTFDSNLHSPIEYYIATLQNEEQEENVAEAKDAFYEFLSTEAANEVFENYGFQPVE
- the modB gene encoding molybdate ABC transporter permease subunit, giving the protein MQWSWHPVELSFYVATIATIIAFLLAILSAFWIIRKDRKGKAIIETVFFLPLVLPPTVVGFFLIMIFGTNSWIGQMIEDIAGKSILFTSTAAVIAAIVVAFPLIYQSIKTGFLSVDKNIIGAAKVDGANDWATLLKITLPLSYRSLTTGAVLGFTRGFGEFGATLMFAGNIPGKTQTIPTAIYLAIETGATTLAWYYVLISIGLSFLLLFIINRMKPND
- a CDS encoding PLP-dependent aminotransferase family protein, whose translation is MIFFNIDKNDKSAHIYQQIYHELKKSILAHKIPANEKLPSKRKLADTLRVSINSVTNAYEQLIEEGYIYTLERKGYFVENITQFNHRNNTENLQIPSDLKEKEIDREGWLSLSHMTADTSMFPFKEWIKSQNKAIKNHKDELSEISHPQGPYLVRKTIARMIALTRGVVCEPEQIVIGTGTQPLIRQLMQMQINNTKIAVENPGYSRIYSLLRNMKFDVSAVPLDKKGIQVEAIESINPQFLFITPSHQFPTGIIMPISRRIELLNWAALSQNRYIIEDDYDSEFKYGTDNIPSLQSLDRNQRVIYSGTFSKTLLPSLRISYIVLPPDLLRAYRCHYADWIQGSNSLSLFTLHYFIESGEYAKHMKRMNHHYEIKRKALINELQLRFKEDISIKDVPAGLHFLAQLKTTKGYKEIEAKAHLEKLEIYTLRRFMLGSELADTNIIKLVVGFARIENEEITEAVDRLYRIIT
- the gabT gene encoding 4-aminobutyrate--2-oxoglutarate transaminase codes for the protein MITLSTEDLQNKRNKYVPRGVSNGNLFIADHASSATITDLDYNDWIDFAGAIGVLNVGHSHPKVTEAVQKQVEKFLHPGFNVMMYEGYINLAEKLCRITPGHFEKQTILLNSGAEAVENAIKASRKYTGRQAVVSFVRGFHGRTNMTMSMTSKVKPYKFGFGPFAPEVYQAPFPYLYHKPEELLEEAYLNQSIEQFKEFFTATVAPENVACVVMEPVQGEGGFIIPPKKFVQFVSDFCKKHGIVFVADEIQTGFGRTGKLFGIEHFDVVPDLMTVSKSLAAGLPLSGVVGKKEILNAASPGELGGTFAGNPVACAAALAVIDVIEEEELVAKSEVLGQNIEDKLTELADKHECIGDIRRLGAMVAIEIVENRVNKFPNKARTAAITNYANENGLLLLSAGLNGNVIRFLAPLVITDTELEKGLLILEEAFES